In Caloramator mitchellensis, one DNA window encodes the following:
- a CDS encoding tetratricopeptide repeat protein, with amino-acid sequence MGEKIRKRRKELGLTLKEVAGDFVTVAQLSSIENGKSKPSKKLLEFLAKQLGVNIEYFIISEHDAAHIKFNDILLKSKAYYNDAKYEEALNYFNSARPIFNILSNLDKGIYYTFIGDCLYSMGEYEQSFENFNKALVYYLRTVEYNLIADINIKIGNSLYMAKNYEIALGYYLNALSYIDKLSDLSITARIFYDLSLCYFTLDRFGLSREYLEKCIEYIKMNDLETKSNLLPYINMMIGLINLKLDNVKESLEEFNQAFEKYKLQNDIVGMARAKNNIGICLRELGQSDKAIECFKEALEYKVISNDEDILEPVRNLIEIYSNDVLYDNIIDILNNAESIFIKRNDYEGLINIYLLKMDFFIKHNDFDKSEIYGFLALDNALRKNNKQMLEKVYLNLSKLYRKIGNESMTIEYMLKAKD; translated from the coding sequence ATGGGGGAAAAAATTAGAAAAAGAAGAAAAGAGTTAGGACTAACATTAAAAGAAGTTGCTGGGGATTTTGTTACTGTTGCACAGCTTTCTTCTATTGAAAATGGAAAAAGCAAACCTAGTAAGAAATTATTAGAGTTTTTAGCAAAACAGTTGGGTGTAAATATTGAATATTTTATAATTTCTGAGCATGACGCAGCTCATATTAAATTTAATGACATATTATTAAAATCAAAGGCTTATTATAATGATGCAAAATATGAGGAAGCTTTAAATTATTTTAATTCAGCAAGGCCGATTTTTAATATATTATCTAATTTGGATAAAGGTATATATTATACATTTATTGGTGATTGTTTATATTCGATGGGCGAATATGAGCAATCCTTCGAAAATTTCAATAAAGCACTTGTATATTACCTGAGAACCGTTGAGTACAACCTAATAGCAGATATAAATATTAAAATTGGTAATAGTTTGTATATGGCTAAGAATTATGAGATTGCACTTGGCTATTATCTAAATGCATTGAGCTATATAGATAAGTTAAGTGATTTGAGTATTACAGCAAGAATATTCTATGATCTTTCGCTCTGCTACTTTACATTAGATAGGTTTGGCTTGTCTAGAGAATATTTGGAAAAATGCATTGAATATATTAAAATGAATGATCTTGAAACTAAGAGTAATCTTTTACCGTATATTAATATGATGATTGGACTTATAAATTTAAAGCTCGATAACGTTAAAGAGAGTCTTGAGGAATTCAACCAAGCATTTGAGAAATACAAATTGCAAAATGATATAGTAGGAATGGCTAGAGCGAAAAATAATATTGGAATATGCCTAAGAGAACTTGGTCAAAGCGACAAGGCTATAGAGTGCTTTAAGGAAGCTTTGGAATATAAGGTTATTTCTAACGATGAGGATATACTTGAGCCAGTTAGGAATCTAATTGAAATTTACTCGAACGATGTTCTTTATGACAATATTATTGATATATTAAATAATGCTGAATCAATCTTTATTAAACGAAACGATTATGAAGGCTTAATAAACATATATCTATTAAAGATGGACTTTTTTATAAAACATAATGATTTTGATAAATCTGAAATTTATGGCTTTCTAGCGCTGGATAATGCTCTGAGGAAGAATAATAAGCAGATGTTAGAGAAGGTATACTTAAATCTATCAAAGTTATATAGAAAAATAGGCAATGAATCTATGACAATCGAATATATGCTTAAGGCTAAAGATTAA
- a CDS encoding helix-turn-helix domain-containing protein, producing MEVLTLGEKIKLKRKEKNMTLKELAGDRITPGQISLVESGKSNPSIDLLEYLAQKLETDIEYFLESEEKQASRICEFYSNLTDSAISAGNFLRAIEAIEKGIFYTQEYNLTYFRAKFEYSYARIYFEKGQLEKAQLHCLTANSLFLKADCIDYIIRSFIMLGNISLEMGYTNTALNYFMQADTILSDYNHVDELLKAQILYNIANCYMKLGNLEQAVNYANLTKDKLSTIEDKRKYGETLMLLSISYANENNLVEALKYAKLAQKIFSLIEANSEIAEIEKNLGILYSQTDNIEESFEHLEKAVKLKLEQDNKSIADTLVVFCENYIRIKDYNKALEMIDKILKENGDDEKVHIKCFEFQYKIYDGLNDMKNLEKVLLSAVKYIEKLDHKKELADFYTLLGKFYLKINEKELAIKYIDKGLDLYKSLGLILS from the coding sequence ATGGAAGTTTTAACTTTGGGGGAAAAGATTAAATTAAAACGCAAAGAAAAAAACATGACTCTAAAGGAACTTGCTGGAGACAGAATTACGCCTGGGCAAATCAGCTTAGTTGAGTCAGGCAAATCTAATCCTAGCATTGACCTTTTAGAATATTTAGCCCAAAAACTAGAAACCGATATTGAATATTTTCTTGAAAGTGAAGAAAAGCAGGCATCGAGAATTTGCGAATTTTACTCTAATTTAACCGATTCAGCAATTTCTGCAGGTAATTTTTTGCGTGCTATAGAAGCGATTGAAAAGGGCATTTTTTATACACAGGAATATAATTTAACATATTTTAGAGCGAAGTTTGAGTATTCATATGCAAGAATATATTTTGAAAAAGGGCAATTGGAAAAGGCACAATTACACTGTCTTACAGCTAATAGTCTTTTTCTTAAAGCTGATTGCATTGATTATATTATTAGAAGTTTTATAATGCTAGGAAACATTAGTTTGGAGATGGGATATACTAATACTGCTCTAAATTACTTTATGCAGGCAGATACAATATTAAGTGATTATAACCATGTCGATGAATTATTAAAAGCTCAAATACTCTATAATATTGCAAACTGTTATATGAAATTAGGAAATTTGGAGCAAGCAGTTAATTATGCGAATTTAACAAAGGACAAGCTTTCAACAATCGAAGATAAGAGAAAATATGGTGAAACATTAATGCTTCTTAGTATTTCATATGCAAATGAAAACAATTTGGTGGAAGCATTAAAATATGCTAAACTAGCACAAAAGATTTTTAGTTTAATTGAGGCAAATAGTGAAATTGCTGAAATTGAGAAAAATCTAGGTATATTATATTCACAAACAGATAATATTGAAGAATCATTTGAACACCTAGAAAAAGCTGTTAAATTAAAGTTAGAACAGGATAACAAATCTATTGCAGATACTCTTGTTGTGTTTTGTGAAAATTATATAAGGATAAAGGATTACAATAAAGCTTTAGAAATGATAGATAAAATTTTGAAAGAAAATGGAGATGATGAAAAAGTTCATATTAAGTGTTTTGAATTTCAGTATAAAATTTATGATGGATTGAATGATATGAAAAATCTAGAAAAAGTGTTGCTTTCAGCTGTAAAATATATTGAAAAATTAGACCACAAGAAAGAGTTGGCGGACTTTTATACATTATTAGGTAAATTCTATTTAAAAATAAATGAAAAGGAACTTGCAATTAAGTATATTGATAAAGGATTGGATTTATATAAATCGCTTGGACTTATTTTGTCCTAA
- a CDS encoding YtxH domain-containing protein, with product MRGRFFSGLAAGTILGTIAGMMMMPQMNYRNRRRISRASRRVEDLLNELRQNMR from the coding sequence ATGAGAGGAAGATTTTTTAGTGGACTTGCAGCTGGAACTATACTAGGAACCATAGCTGGCATGATGATGATGCCGCAAATGAATTATAGAAACAGAAGAAGAATTAGTAGAGCAAGTAGGAGAGTTGAAGATTTACTTAACGAGTTAAGACAAAATATGAGATAA
- a CDS encoding flavodoxin family protein — protein MKALVLFGSPRRGNTYKLTESFKKGLEERNIQVEFIDVTKLNISHCKSCDFCLKNKGCIFKDDMEQIYTKIYESDIIVLASPVYFGTVTSYLKVLIDRCQPLYNRRFVLNIEDKVKRKGVLIFTAGRKNKKMVDAMELVAKYFLFSCNADLNEVIYCLNTDENDIEGAILETAYERALRV, from the coding sequence ATGAAGGCATTAGTTTTATTTGGCAGTCCAAGAAGGGGAAATACATATAAATTGACAGAAAGTTTTAAAAAAGGCTTAGAAGAAAGAAATATACAAGTTGAATTTATTGATGTAACTAAACTTAATATATCTCATTGTAAATCATGTGATTTTTGTTTAAAAAATAAAGGGTGTATCTTTAAGGATGACATGGAACAAATTTATACTAAAATATATGAATCCGATATTATTGTTTTAGCTTCCCCAGTTTATTTCGGGACAGTAACTTCCTACTTAAAGGTTTTAATAGACAGATGCCAGCCATTATACAACAGACGCTTTGTATTAAATATAGAAGATAAAGTTAAACGAAAAGGTGTTTTAATTTTTACTGCAGGAAGAAAAAACAAAAAAATGGTTGATGCAATGGAATTAGTTGCAAAATATTTTTTGTTCTCCTGTAATGCTGATTTGAATGAAGTCATATATTGTTTGAATACAGACGAAAATGATATAGAGGGAGCAATATTAGAAACCGCATACGAAAGGGCGCTTAGAGTATAA
- a CDS encoding FprA family A-type flavoprotein, whose amino-acid sequence MEAIEIKKGVYWVGVKNPDLRVFDIIMTTEKGTTYNSYLIVDDKVALIDTVKDGFFDAFLRRIKSVIGDRQIDYLVVNHTEPDHSGSIKAILKEYPSIKVFGSKAALLNIKNIVNGEFNGIEAKEDLNIGKRTLKFISAPFLHWPDTIFTYDEHDKMIFTCDFLGSHYCEEDEIFSDKVEDFSKEFKYYYDVIMGPFKKHVLSALDKIKNLEFDTVGTSHGPILRGDLKKYLDLYYEWSKPILNIPKSKYALIAYVSAYGYTRDIAKAFSEGFKDVDCEVDVVDITEIDLEELVAKAEQAKALLVGSPTINQDAVKPVWDFLSLVSPIANRGKIAMAFGSFGWSGEGVQLITDRLKGLKFNVMEPGFKVCFKPSEEDLEKARALGRQIGEEIS is encoded by the coding sequence ATGGAAGCAATAGAAATAAAGAAGGGTGTCTATTGGGTTGGAGTTAAAAACCCTGATTTGAGAGTTTTTGATATAATAATGACAACAGAAAAGGGAACAACTTATAATTCATATTTAATTGTTGATGATAAGGTTGCTCTTATTGATACTGTAAAAGATGGATTTTTTGATGCTTTTTTAAGAAGAATAAAGTCTGTGATTGGAGATAGGCAAATTGATTACCTTGTAGTCAACCACACAGAACCGGACCACAGCGGTTCAATTAAGGCTATTTTAAAAGAATATCCAAGCATCAAGGTGTTTGGTTCCAAAGCCGCTCTATTAAATATTAAAAATATAGTAAACGGAGAATTTAATGGAATTGAAGCTAAAGAAGATTTAAACATTGGGAAGAGAACTTTGAAATTTATTTCAGCTCCATTTTTACATTGGCCAGATACCATTTTTACTTATGATGAACATGATAAAATGATATTTACATGTGACTTTTTAGGTAGTCATTACTGTGAAGAAGATGAAATATTCAGCGATAAAGTTGAAGATTTTTCTAAAGAATTCAAATATTATTATGATGTTATTATGGGGCCATTTAAAAAACATGTTTTATCAGCTCTTGATAAGATTAAGAATCTTGAGTTTGATACAGTTGGAACAAGCCATGGTCCGATTTTGAGGGGAGACCTAAAAAAATACTTGGATTTATATTATGAATGGAGTAAGCCGATATTAAACATTCCAAAAAGCAAGTATGCTTTGATTGCCTATGTTTCTGCTTATGGATATACAAGAGATATCGCAAAAGCATTTAGTGAAGGATTTAAGGATGTAGATTGTGAAGTAGATGTGGTTGACATCACTGAAATTGACTTAGAAGAACTTGTTGCCAAGGCAGAACAAGCTAAAGCGCTATTAGTGGGTTCTCCTACAATAAACCAGGATGCAGTAAAACCTGTATGGGACTTCCTTTCTCTTGTAAGTCCTATAGCGAACAGAGGGAAAATTGCAATGGCATTTGGCTCATTCGGATGGAGTGGTGAAGGAGTTCAACTTATAACTGATAGACTAAAAGGATTAAAATTCAATGTTATGGAGCCAGGATTTAAAGTTTGCTTCAAACCAAGCGAAGAAGACCTTGAAAAGGCAAGGGCGCTTGGAAGACAAATCGGTGAAGAAATAAGCTAA
- a CDS encoding ECF transporter S component: MTKSSEITTAGLLAAISFMIPMYFGGALMVQVGPFTATIMSHVPTFLAMLISPLTGAMVGFASGLGFLLKLGPIAGSRGFMHIIIGFLGAYMIKKGRSYKFVLTALLPVHALLEALVVIPFGKFALPFIFTSIGIGTALHHTVDSIIAYVFARTLNQRAKLFKAIEIRN; the protein is encoded by the coding sequence ATGACAAAATCAAGTGAAATTACAACAGCAGGATTATTAGCAGCAATTTCATTTATGATTCCGATGTATTTTGGTGGCGCATTAATGGTCCAGGTCGGTCCATTTACTGCTACTATTATGTCGCATGTTCCAACATTTCTTGCTATGCTTATTAGCCCCCTTACAGGAGCGATGGTTGGATTTGCATCAGGGCTTGGATTTTTACTTAAGTTAGGTCCAATTGCAGGCTCAAGAGGATTTATGCATATTATAATTGGTTTTCTTGGAGCTTACATGATTAAGAAAGGAAGAAGCTATAAATTTGTATTAACAGCTTTGCTTCCGGTGCATGCACTATTAGAGGCACTTGTTGTTATTCCATTTGGTAAATTTGCACTCCCCTTTATATTTACTTCGATAGGAATAGGCACCGCTTTACATCACACAGTGGACTCAATAATTGCCTATGTTTTTGCAAGAACTTTAAATCAAAGAGCAAAACTTTTTAAAGCTATTGAAATTAGAAATTGA
- a CDS encoding MoaD/ThiS family protein codes for MKVTVKLFAMLSKFTKNNAVIELEVDDSTTIKDILIKIGIPEDEVFNCTINGKNSELNETIKNGDTVGFYPYLGGG; via the coding sequence ATGAAGGTGACTGTTAAACTATTCGCTATGCTATCTAAATTCACAAAAAACAATGCAGTAATAGAGCTTGAAGTTGATGATAGCACTACAATTAAGGATATTTTAATAAAAATCGGTATTCCCGAAGATGAGGTATTCAATTGCACAATAAATGGGAAAAACTCAGAGCTTAATGAAACAATAAAAAACGGCGACACTGTAGGATTCTATCCATACTTAGGAGGAGGCTAA
- a CDS encoding putative ABC transporter permease subunit, whose protein sequence is MNKAISLIKLYVNSVFGLNALVRDIKYNKKNAFKALGLILLIMFSFSGIVTMFAAFNIKMFDLLKQINQQGLIVLNTVVIATYFTFFIGIITVIGTYYLNQEGDIILSLPLKPWNLFLAKFTISYISEAILSTVIMATGIIVYGIKNNEGALFYLFSIVVTLLIPIIPLVIGYFLISPIMKFGKLLKKKDLMMYLSGFFAISISFVFQYFSNSLVRADKNPELVMQKLTEQNGYLDLASQYYYPAVVATKSIVDSNILNKLGHLILFIAIVCGALFLLIITLSDLYYDTLIGSTELKKNTKKITQVEFKKSIKRRNIIISLLDRELKLMNREPIYFINGPMVIILLPLIFGASFYFQKDSIIVEIKKWMVNPNFDFYTTILSIGAIIFLGASTSITATCISREGRAFELIKSLPINPKYYIQAKLLHGSIFGLLASVFIILVNYIIFKLSIFNIFLIVMISNLILIVIYILEILAELRWPKLNWDNPQKAIKQNINGIVGMLGTMGLVAFLGFVIIFFKIKSITVYTLLTIIPLIAVIFLYKFLIYYVDKKFYEIEI, encoded by the coding sequence ATGAATAAGGCTATATCATTAATCAAATTGTATGTGAATTCTGTATTTGGATTGAATGCATTGGTTAGAGATATTAAATATAACAAGAAAAACGCGTTTAAAGCATTGGGATTGATATTGCTTATTATGTTCTCTTTTTCTGGTATAGTTACTATGTTTGCTGCTTTTAATATTAAAATGTTTGATTTATTAAAGCAAATTAATCAGCAAGGCTTAATTGTATTAAACACAGTTGTTATTGCAACATACTTTACTTTTTTTATAGGAATTATTACAGTTATAGGAACCTATTACTTAAACCAAGAAGGGGATATAATTTTATCGCTTCCTTTAAAACCATGGAATTTATTCTTAGCTAAATTTACAATAAGCTATATTTCTGAAGCGATTTTATCGACTGTTATAATGGCTACAGGAATAATAGTCTATGGAATAAAAAATAATGAGGGAGCATTGTTTTATTTATTCTCGATCGTTGTAACATTGCTAATTCCAATTATTCCTCTTGTCATAGGATACTTCCTAATTTCACCTATTATGAAATTTGGGAAATTACTCAAGAAAAAGGATTTAATGATGTATCTATCAGGATTTTTTGCAATATCAATTTCATTTGTTTTTCAATATTTTTCAAATTCCTTAGTTAGAGCAGATAAAAATCCTGAACTTGTCATGCAAAAGCTAACTGAACAAAATGGTTATCTGGACTTAGCTAGCCAATATTACTACCCTGCAGTTGTGGCAACAAAATCCATTGTGGATAGTAATATATTAAATAAGCTTGGTCATTTGATTTTATTTATTGCAATTGTTTGCGGAGCATTATTCTTGTTGATTATTACTTTATCAGATTTATATTATGATACTCTCATAGGAAGCACAGAATTGAAAAAGAACACCAAAAAAATAACGCAGGTTGAATTTAAAAAGAGTATAAAAAGGAGAAACATTATAATTAGTTTATTGGATAGAGAGTTAAAGCTTATGAATCGAGAACCAATATACTTCATAAATGGGCCAATGGTAATAATTTTATTACCATTGATTTTTGGAGCGTCATTTTATTTTCAGAAAGATTCTATTATAGTGGAGATTAAAAAGTGGATGGTAAATCCAAATTTTGATTTCTATACAACTATTTTATCAATAGGTGCGATTATTTTCTTAGGAGCTTCAACAAGCATTACTGCAACATGCATATCAAGGGAAGGAAGAGCATTTGAACTTATCAAATCATTGCCTATTAATCCTAAATATTATATTCAAGCAAAATTACTTCATGGAAGTATTTTTGGTTTGCTGGCTTCAGTTTTCATTATTTTAGTTAATTACATTATTTTTAAACTTAGTATATTTAATATATTTTTAATTGTAATGATTTCAAATTTAATTTTAATAGTTATTTATATATTAGAAATATTAGCAGAATTAAGATGGCCTAAACTAAATTGGGATAATCCTCAAAAGGCAATTAAACAAAACATAAATGGAATAGTAGGAATGCTTGGAACAATGGGATTGGTTGCGTTTTTAGGATTTGTTATAATATTTTTCAAAATTAAAAGCATTACAGTTTATACACTATTAACAATCATCCCTCTAATTGCAGTAATATTTCTATATAAATTTTTAATATACTATGTTGATAAAAAATTTTATGAAATTGAAATTTAA
- a CDS encoding ABC transporter ATP-binding protein translates to MIEINNLSKTYAKGKVKAVNNLNLSVKQGEIFGFLGPNGAGKTTTIKMITGILRPDDGRIRINGIDVVKEPIRAKMHIGFVPDNPEIFNRLTGMEYLNFIADIYDIDNQQRYDKINELAESFEIKDALNSSIGSYSHGMKQKLIIIGALIHNPSVWILDEPLVGLDPKAAFVLKDMMRRHANEGNTVFFSTHIMEVAEKVCDRIGIIKKGEIIFTGTIDELRQASKEEESLENLFLELVENE, encoded by the coding sequence ATGATTGAAATTAACAATTTGTCTAAGACATATGCAAAGGGAAAGGTTAAAGCAGTAAATAATCTTAATTTGAGTGTCAAGCAGGGAGAAATATTTGGATTCTTAGGTCCAAATGGGGCAGGTAAGACGACTACAATAAAAATGATAACTGGAATATTGAGACCAGATGATGGTAGAATACGCATTAATGGAATAGATGTTGTTAAAGAGCCTATTAGAGCGAAAATGCATATCGGATTTGTTCCAGATAATCCAGAAATTTTTAATAGATTAACTGGAATGGAGTATTTAAACTTTATAGCTGATATCTATGATATTGATAACCAACAAAGATATGATAAGATAAACGAATTAGCTGAATCATTTGAAATAAAGGATGCACTTAATTCAAGCATAGGTAGTTATTCTCATGGTATGAAACAAAAACTAATAATTATAGGAGCACTTATCCACAACCCATCAGTTTGGATACTTGATGAACCATTAGTTGGATTAGACCCTAAGGCTGCATTTGTTTTGAAGGATATGATGAGAAGACATGCTAACGAAGGTAATACTGTTTTCTTTTCAACGCATATAATGGAAGTTGCAGAAAAAGTTTGCGATAGAATAGGTATAATCAAAAAAGGAGAGATAATTTTTACAGGAACCATAGATGAACTAAGGCAAGCAAGTAAAGAAGAAGAAAGTCTTGAAAATTTATTCTTGGAGTTGGTTGAAAATGAATAA